A region of Saccharococcus thermophilus DNA encodes the following proteins:
- the ahrC gene encoding transcriptional regulator AhrC/ArgR, producing the protein MNKGQRHIKIREIIMSHDIETQDELVDMLKKAGFNVTQATISRDIKEMQLVKVPMANGRYKYSLPSDQRFNPVQKLKRVLVDVFVKLDGAGNLLVLKTLPGNAHAIGVLLDNLDWNEIVGTICGDDTCLIICRTAKDANKVSKQLLEML; encoded by the coding sequence TTGAACAAAGGACAAAGGCATATTAAAATCCGCGAAATTATTATGAGTCACGACATCGAAACGCAAGACGAATTGGTCGATATGCTGAAAAAAGCGGGATTTAACGTGACGCAGGCAACGATCTCAAGAGATATAAAAGAAATGCAGCTCGTCAAGGTGCCGATGGCAAACGGGCGCTATAAATATAGCCTGCCTTCTGATCAGCGTTTCAATCCGGTGCAAAAACTCAAACGCGTTTTAGTGGACGTGTTTGTCAAATTGGACGGAGCGGGGAATTTGCTCGTTTTAAAAACGTTGCCAGGCAATGCGCATGCCATCGGTGTCTTATTGGATAATTTGGACTGGAACGAAATCGTCGGCACCATTTGCGGGGATGATACGTGCCTGATTATTTGCCGCACGGCGAAAGATGCGAACAAGGTGTCAAAACAGTTGCTGGAAATGCTTTAA
- a CDS encoding TlyA family RNA methyltransferase, giving the protein MKAKKERLDVLLVERGLMETREKAKRAIMAGLVYSNEIRLDKPGEKVPVDIPLTVKGNAIPYVSRGGLKLEKALRTFDVSVKDKIVLDIGASTGGFTDCALQHGAKLSYALDVGYNQLAWKLRQDDRVVVMERTNFRYVTPDYFTKGLPQFATIDVSFISLKLILPVLKTVLVPDSDVIALVKPQFEAGREKVGKKGIVRDPAVHEEVLKSVIEFALHEGFDVMNVSYSPITGGDGNIEFLLHLHFSGATQVGENHLSISVAEVVKEAHSQLKNSAV; this is encoded by the coding sequence ATGAAAGCAAAAAAGGAACGTCTAGATGTGCTGTTGGTGGAACGCGGCTTAATGGAAACGCGGGAAAAAGCCAAACGCGCGATTATGGCTGGGCTTGTCTATTCCAATGAAATCCGCTTAGACAAGCCAGGGGAAAAGGTACCCGTAGACATCCCGCTAACGGTGAAAGGAAACGCCATTCCATATGTCAGCCGCGGCGGCTTAAAATTAGAAAAAGCGCTGCGCACGTTTGATGTCAGCGTCAAAGATAAAATTGTTTTAGATATTGGGGCATCTACCGGCGGGTTTACCGATTGCGCCTTGCAGCACGGCGCGAAACTATCTTACGCGCTGGATGTCGGCTATAATCAATTGGCGTGGAAATTGCGCCAGGACGATCGGGTCGTCGTGATGGAGCGGACAAATTTCCGCTACGTTACGCCGGATTATTTCACGAAAGGGCTTCCACAATTTGCGACGATCGATGTTTCCTTTATTTCTTTGAAATTGATATTGCCGGTATTAAAGACGGTGTTGGTACCCGATAGCGACGTCATCGCGCTGGTGAAGCCGCAATTTGAAGCGGGCCGGGAAAAAGTCGGCAAAAAAGGGATCGTTCGCGACCCGGCCGTGCATGAAGAAGTATTAAAATCGGTGATCGAATTTGCCCTTCACGAAGGGTTTGACGTCATGAATGTATCGTATTCCCCGATTACCGGCGGTGATGGAAATATTGAATTTTTGCTGCACCTTCATTTTTCAGGGGCGACCCAAGTCGGGGAAAACCATTTATCCATATCGGTCGCTGAGGTAGTAAAAGAAGCCCATTCACAGCTAAAAAACAGCGCCGTTTAA
- the recN gene encoding DNA repair protein RecN, giving the protein MLAELSIKNFAIIESLSISFEKGLTVLTGETGAGKSIIIDAIHLLIGGRGSAEFVRFGEEKAEIEGLFLLDDETHPCYGKCAEFGIDISEGMVVLRREIFATGKSVCRVNGKLVTTAILREIGSTLVDIHGQHEHQELMDPSRHLPLLDEYGGAEIAEALAEYRSVYEKYEQLRKKLKKLNENEQQMAHRLDLLTFQLNEIQQANLQPNEEEQLMEERVKIINFQKIYEALKHSYEALSGEQRGLDWIGLAMSHLDDVASIDPSLKEAYETIANSYYLLEDITYKLRDELEQLEYDPYRLDFIESRLSEINQLKRKYGSTIEEILQYAEKIGEEIDTIQNRETHIHELQKELKSVTEDLLIEAKNVTNVRKKYAKMLIDHIHQELKDLYMEKTQFDIVFSKREGTLDAPLLDGVPVKFHEDGVDVVEFYISTNVGEPLKPLAKIASGGELSRIMLALKSIFSKHQGVTSIIFDEVDTGVSGRVAQAIAEKIYRISIDSQVLCISHLPQVAAMADTHLFIAKETDGNRTKTSVKALTEEEKVKEIGRMISGVEITELTKKHAKELLELATKLKE; this is encoded by the coding sequence TTGCTTGCGGAATTATCCATAAAAAATTTCGCCATTATCGAATCGCTGTCGATTTCGTTTGAAAAAGGATTGACGGTATTAACTGGCGAAACAGGGGCGGGAAAATCGATTATTATTGATGCGATCCATTTGCTGATCGGTGGGCGCGGTTCGGCGGAATTTGTCCGTTTTGGTGAAGAGAAGGCGGAAATAGAGGGACTTTTTTTATTAGACGACGAAACCCATCCGTGTTACGGCAAATGTGCCGAATTCGGCATCGATATTAGCGAGGGAATGGTTGTTCTGCGCCGTGAAATTTTTGCGACAGGGAAAAGCGTATGCCGCGTAAACGGGAAATTAGTAACGACAGCGATATTGCGAGAGATTGGTTCAACGCTTGTCGATATCCACGGCCAGCATGAACATCAAGAATTAATGGATCCATCCCGGCATCTTCCGTTGTTGGACGAATACGGCGGTGCGGAAATTGCGGAAGCGCTTGCCGAATACCGCTCTGTTTATGAGAAATACGAACAATTGCGGAAAAAGCTGAAAAAATTAAATGAAAATGAGCAGCAAATGGCCCACCGCCTTGATTTATTGACGTTTCAGCTCAATGAGATTCAGCAGGCAAACTTACAGCCAAACGAAGAAGAACAATTAATGGAAGAAAGGGTAAAAATCATAAATTTCCAAAAAATTTACGAGGCCTTGAAACATAGTTATGAGGCATTATCCGGAGAACAGCGCGGCCTTGATTGGATAGGGCTGGCGATGAGCCATTTAGACGATGTTGCTTCCATTGATCCATCCTTAAAAGAAGCGTATGAAACGATTGCGAATAGTTATTATTTATTAGAAGATATTACGTATAAATTGCGCGATGAACTCGAACAATTAGAATATGATCCATACCGTCTTGATTTTATCGAAAGCCGCCTTAGCGAGATTAATCAATTAAAACGAAAATACGGATCGACAATCGAGGAGATTTTGCAATACGCTGAAAAAATTGGGGAAGAAATCGATACGATTCAAAACCGGGAAACGCATATTCACGAACTGCAGAAAGAATTAAAGTCAGTGACGGAAGATTTATTAATTGAAGCCAAAAATGTAACGAATGTTCGCAAAAAGTATGCCAAAATGTTGATTGACCATATTCACCAAGAATTAAAAGACCTATATATGGAAAAAACGCAGTTTGACATCGTGTTTTCCAAACGAGAAGGAACACTCGATGCGCCGCTTTTAGATGGGGTGCCAGTCAAATTCCATGAGGATGGCGTAGATGTGGTTGAGTTTTATATTTCCACGAATGTCGGCGAACCGTTAAAACCGCTTGCCAAAATCGCTTCCGGCGGTGAACTGTCGCGCATTATGCTGGCGTTAAAAAGCATTTTTTCTAAACACCAAGGAGTGACATCGATCATTTTTGATGAAGTCGATACCGGTGTCAGCGGCCGCGTGGCTCAGGCGATAGCAGAAAAAATTTACCGCATCTCCATTGATTCGCAAGTGCTTTGCATTTCTCATCTGCCGCAAGTAGCGGCAATGGCGGATACGCATTTGTTTATTGCCAAAGAAACGGACGGAAATCGAACGAAAACATCCGTAAAAGCATTGACAGAGGAAGAAAAAGTAAAGGAAATCGGACGGATGATTTCTGGGGTGGAAATTACCGAGCTGACAAAAAAGCATGCAAAAGAACTGCTCGAGCTAGCAACAAAGCTCAAAGAATGA